One Scomber japonicus isolate fScoJap1 chromosome 5 unlocalized genomic scaffold, fScoJap1.pri SUPER_5_unloc_3, whole genome shotgun sequence genomic window carries:
- the LOC128354675 gene encoding troponin T, fast skeletal muscle isoforms-like isoform X2 has protein sequence MSDTEEVDQVEEEKPKFKPTAPKIPDGEKVDFDDIQKKRQNKDLIELQALIDAHFEHRKKEEEELIALKERIEKRRAERAEQQRVRAEKEKERQARREEERRVREEADAKKKAEDEAKKKSALSSMGSNYSSHLQKADQKRGGKKETEREKKKKILASRRKQLNIDHLNEDKLKDKINELYEWMCTLESEKFDHMERLKRQKYEVTTLRKRVEELSKFSKKGAAARRRK, from the exons ATCAGGTCGAGG AGGAAAAGCCAAAGTTCAA GCCGACCGCTCCAAAGATCCCAGACGGTGAGAAAGTGGACTTTGAT GACATTCAGAAGAAGCGTCAGAACAAAGACCTGATTGAGCTGCAGGCTCTGATCGATGCTCACTTTGAGcacaggaagaaggaggaagaggagctgatCGCGCTCAAGGAGAGAATC GAGAAGCGTCGTGCTGAGAGAGCCGAGCAGCAGAGGGTTCGTGctgagaaggagaaggagcgCCAGGCCAGACGTGAG GAAGAGAGGCGGGTCAGAGAGGAGGCTGATGCCAAGAAGAAGGCAGAGGATGAGGCCAAGAAGAAGTCTGCTCTGTCCAGCATGGGCTCCAACTACAGCAGCCACCTGCAGAag GCCGAccagaagagaggaggaaagaaggaaactgagagagagaagaagaagaagatcctGGCCTCCAGACGCAAGCAGCTGAACATCGACCATCTGAACGAAGACAAGCTGAa AGATAAGATCAACGAGCTGTACGAATGGATGTGTACGCTGGAGTCTGAGAAATTCGACCACATGGAGAGACTGAAGAGGCAGAAGTACGAG GTTACAACCCTGCGTAAGAGAGTGGAGGAGCTCAGTAAATT CAGCAAGAAGGGAGCCGCCGCCCGCCGCAGAAAGTAG
- the LOC128354675 gene encoding troponin T, fast skeletal muscle isoforms-like isoform X1, translating into MSDTEEVDQVEAVEEEVVEVEVAPEAAHEPEAEAEAEPEPEPEPEPEPEPVVEPEPEPEPEPEAEPEPEPEAEEEKPKFKPTAPKIPDGEKVDFDDIQKKRQNKDLIELQALIDAHFEHRKKEEEELIALKERIEKRRAERAEQQRVRAEKEKERQARREEERRVREEADAKKKAEDEAKKKSALSSMGSNYSSHLQKADQKRGGKKETEREKKKKILASRRKQLNIDHLNEDKLKDKINELYEWMCTLESEKFDHMERLKRQKYEVTTLRKRVEELSKFSKKGAAARRRK; encoded by the exons ATCAGGTCGAGG CCGTAGAAGAGGAGGTAGTAGAAGTAGAGGTGGCCCCTGAGGCGGCCCATGAGccagaggcagaggcagaggcagaaccagaaccagaaccagagccagagccagaaccagaaccagtgGTAGAGCCAGAGCCTGAGCCAGAACCTGAGCCTGAGGctgagcctgagcctgagcctgagGCTGAAG AGGAAAAGCCAAAGTTCAA GCCGACCGCTCCAAAGATCCCAGACGGTGAGAAAGTGGACTTTGAT GACATTCAGAAGAAGCGTCAGAACAAAGACCTGATTGAGCTGCAGGCTCTGATCGATGCTCACTTTGAGcacaggaagaaggaggaagaggagctgatCGCGCTCAAGGAGAGAATC GAGAAGCGTCGTGCTGAGAGAGCCGAGCAGCAGAGGGTTCGTGctgagaaggagaaggagcgCCAGGCCAGACGTGAG GAAGAGAGGCGGGTCAGAGAGGAGGCTGATGCCAAGAAGAAGGCAGAGGATGAGGCCAAGAAGAAGTCTGCTCTGTCCAGCATGGGCTCCAACTACAGCAGCCACCTGCAGAag GCCGAccagaagagaggaggaaagaaggaaactgagagagagaagaagaagaagatcctGGCCTCCAGACGCAAGCAGCTGAACATCGACCATCTGAACGAAGACAAGCTGAa AGATAAGATCAACGAGCTGTACGAATGGATGTGTACGCTGGAGTCTGAGAAATTCGACCACATGGAGAGACTGAAGAGGCAGAAGTACGAG GTTACAACCCTGCGTAAGAGAGTGGAGGAGCTCAGTAAATT CAGCAAGAAGGGAGCCGCCGCCCGCCGCAGAAAGTAG